The nucleotide window GGCGATGCCCTTCATGGACGACGTCACCGTGATGGACGAGCAGATGGCGGTGATCGCCGCCGACGGCGGGACCAAGGGCGAGATCATGCACCGGGGCAACGGCGTGATGAAGGGCTATCTCAAGGCGCCCAAGGCAACGCGCGAGGCCTTTGCGGGCGGCTACTTCCACTCCGGCGACATCGCCGTGCTGCATCCCGACAGCTACGTGCAGATCGCCGACCGCGCCAAGGATATCATCATCTCGGGCGGCGAGAACATCTCGTCCGTCGAGGTCGAGAACACGCTGATGGGCCACGAGGCGGTGCTGCTCTGCGCGGTGGTCGCCAAGCCGGACGAGAAATGGGGCGAAGTGCCTTGCGCCTTCGTAGAACTGAAGCCCGGGCACGACGCGAGCGAGGCCGACCTGATCGCCTTTGCGCGGGACCGTCTCGCGGGATTCAAGACGCCCAAGCGGGTTGTGTTCGAGGAGCTTCCCAAGACATCGACCGGGAAGATCCAGAAATTCCAGCTGCGCACTCGCGCGAAAGAGGTGTGAGGCCTGCCCGTTCGGCAGCGCTTCCGGCGCGGGCGTTGCGCTTGCGCTGATGGGCGCCCGCTGTCCGCTGGTAGGCGCGGCCACCCCGCCATCAAGGATCATCTGCCGGCGTGACCGACCTTCCGCAGGACGCCCACCTCCAGGGTGTCCTGTGCGTTCGGCCCTGGGGCAGTCCAGTCAGCTGCGATTGCAGCCCCTTGGAAGATCGAGGCGCCACTTCAGCCCCTCCGGGGCGTAATCGGCCACGATCTCGGCCCCGAGCGTCGACTTGAGCATGGCGCCGGTCAGGCTGCTGCCGAAGCCGGTCCGGGTCGGTGGTGCCGTGACGGGGCCGCCGTGCTCCTGCCACTCGATGCAAAGCATGTCGGCTGCGGAACGCTCGGACCAGCGGATCGTGAGCCGCCCGCCGTGGTTGGACAGCGCGCCGTATTTCACCGCGTTTGTCGTCAGCTCGTGGAAGGCAAGGCCCAGGCCTTGCACCGCGTTGCCCGGCACGACGATGTCGGGGTCGCCCTGCAGCAGGATGCGGTCGCCGATCAGCTGCGCGAAATGCGGCAGCTGCGAACGGATGAGTTCCTGCATGCTCACGGCGTCCTCGTTCCGCCGGATCAGCAGGTCCTGCGCCGCCGACATGGCCTCGAGCCGGGACTGGAAGACCTCGAGGAAATCCTCGGGCTGATGGCGGGCCGTCTGCCGCGAGATCGCGAGGATCAGCGCGACGAGGTTCTTGCTCCTATGGTTGAGCTCATGCAGCAGCACGTCGATCTGCTCCTGCGCGTGGCGCGCCTCGGTCACGTCCTCGACGGTGGCGGCGACCCCCACGATCTCGCCGTCCGTCCGGATCGGAAAGAAATGCTCGCGCCAGTATCGCGCCTCGCCCGGGGCCGCGGGGGTCGTGCCCGAGACCTCCACGTCGCGATGCGCCTCGCCGGTCTCGAGGATCTCGCGGAAAACCGCATTGAGCCCCTCGATATCGCGCACGTCGGGCAGCAGCTCCTGCACGGTCTTGCCAAGATGCGCCTCGGGCGAAAGCCCGTTCATCTCGGCGAGCAACGCGTTGATCCGCACGAAGCGCAGGTCGCGGTCCCAGATCGCGAGACCGACGGGCGCATCGTCGAACAGCACGTCCAGCACGTCGCCGACGCCGATGCGGCTGTCGGTGTCGTCCACGGCCTTCAGCGTGTCTGCCGGGTTCGCCGGATCGCGCACAACCGTGCGCGCGATGAGGTCGGTCACGTCGACCTGCAATCCACAGAGATGCGTGACCTCGCCCCCGCCCTCGCGCCGGACGACCCCGCGGTCGAGGATGCTGCGCACGCTCCCGTCACCGCACAGGATCCTGAAGTCGTATTCGTAACTGCTCGTCGCCTTGCGCGCCCGTGCCATCTCGCTCCGGACATGATCCCGGTCGTCGGGATGCACGATCTGCAAGAGTTCCTCCGGATGCCCCGGGGCCTGGGACAGCCCGTAAACACTGCGCAGTTCCGCGCTCATCTGCCAGCGGCCGATCCGGAGATCCCACTCGTAGCTACCGCTCCCGGGAGGGCGGATGGCGGGATCGGGTCTGAAATTATCCAAGGCGCCTCCTTCGGCCGTCGTCCGAGCCGCCGTGCAGCTCCCGTAAAAGAAGAGCGAAACCTCTTCCGCCCACCTCAGCATATCGCCTCGCACGCACGGGTGGTAGCGCCGAATTGCGCCCCTGCACCGCCGAAAGCCGCCCGGATATCCGGTTGGCGCCAAATCGTCCCTGGCCGCGCTTCGACATGCGGTGCCCCAGATCGGTCGCGGCGCATTGCCCCTCCCTTGCGGGCCATGCTAACGTCCGCCGGAACGAGGCAGAGCAGCCCGGAATGACGGCACTCAAACAGTATCAAAGGCTGGAAGCCTCGGGCCTTTGGCGGCCCGAGCCCGATGCAGAGCGGCGCGAGGTCATCGTGTCGCTGGGCGATGCGTCTTTGACGATCTCGGAATTCTCCGGACGGGCGCTCGCGCATTGGTCGCTTGCCGCCGTCCGCCGCGCCAACCGTGGCCCCGGGCCGGCGATCTACCATCCCGACGGCGATCCCGGCGAGACCCTCGAGCTGGCCGAGGACGAGACCACGATGATCGAGGCCATCGAGCGGCTGCTGCGGGCCATCGACCGGCGTCGACCCCGGCGCGGCAAGCTGCGGCTGCTGCTCGTCGGCGGCCTCAGCGCCGTGCTGGTTCTCGGCGGGGCCTTCTGGCTGCCCGGCGCGCTCGTCGAGCACACCCGGCAGGTCGTGCCCGCCGTGAAGCGCGAAGAGATCGGCGCGGCGCTGCTGTCGCGCATCACGAACATCGCGGGCCAGCCCTGCATGACCGAGGAAGCCCGCCTTCCCCTGCGCCGCCTTGCCCTGCGGACGCTGGGCGAGACGCGGCAGGACGATCTCGTCGTGCTGCCCGGCGGCGTCGAGGAGACCGCCCATCTGCCCGGCGGCATCATCCTGCTGAACCGCGCGCTGATCGAGGACTACGAGGACCCGGACGTCACCGCCGGCTACGTGCTGGCCGAGGCGGTCAGGGCCCGACGTGGCGACCCGTTCGGAGAGCTCCTCGATCATGCGGGGCTCTGGGCGTCGCTGAAGCTCCTGACCACCGGCAGCCTGCCCGAATCCGCGCTCGACAGCTACAGCGAGGCGGTGGTCGACGCACCGCCAGACCCGGTCCCGACCGAGGCGCTGCTGCGCGCCTTCGACCGGGCACAGATGCGCAGTACGGCCTACGGGCTGGCCCGCGAGGCCGCCGGAGACGACGCCGGCGCCCTGATCGCGTCGGACCCGCACGCCGAGGGCGGCGGGCGGCTGGTGCTGACCGACGCCGACTGGATCAGGCTACAGGGCATCTGCAGCGGCTGAGGCCGCGACACGGGCAGGATGGCCCACGAAAAAGCCCCTGCCGTCGCCGGTCAGGGGCCGTCACGTCCGTAAAGTCGCGATGCCTCAGCGCAGGTAGGCCTGCACGTAGCCCGCCGCGTGAACGCGACCGAGCGCGCCCCGCAGCGCCGAGGCACTGGCATAGGGGCCGACGACGACCCGGCGGCTGGACGAGGCATCTCCGCCCGCGCGGGCGTAGCGCACCGGCAGACCGGCCTGGCGCAACCGCGACGCGGCGGCATCCGCCTTGGCGCGGGTGGTGAAGAGACCGATCTCGACGTAGCGGCTGGACGATGTGGCAGCGGGCGCCTGCTTCACCGGCGCCGACCGTGTCGAGACCAAGGGAGCGCGCGACATCCCGGCCTGCGCCGTGCTCGTGCCGCTGGTCGCGTAGACCGGGGTCTTCGTCGATGCTGCAACCGTGGCGGTGTCCTTGTAGAGCAGGATGGGATCGCGCGCCTCTATCCGGCGCGCGGCCAGATCGTTGACGCGCGGCACCGTGTTGGTCCAGCGACGCTGCGTGTCGTAGAAGCCATCCACCGTCTGCCAGGCCCGGTAAGGGTTGAGGCGGTCGTCCTCCCAGGCGGGGCGATAGCCGCGCGGCACCACCGGCGGCACCTCGGAGCGCGCTTCCCAGACCTGGTCGGGCACGATGCGCGTGGCGCCCCCGCGGGAGGCAAGGCTCACCTTCGCCTGCGGATCGCCGAGGTCGAGCCGGCTGTCATCCCAGCTGCCCTTCCCCTTGCCGTAGTTGTAATAGACGTTCTTGCCGGACTTGGGCGCATCGCCGCGGCGGATCTCGGTGACATAGGGGCTGGCCTGCGGCCCGCAGCGCACCGCCATGCCGTCGCGCATGATCGTCCCGGTCGCGCCCGGCGGGCAGCCCTGCCCCGGCTTGACCCGGATCACCCGCTGCGCGGTGGCGGCGGGCGCCTTGGGCATCGTCTTGACCACGGTTTTCGGCGGCGGCGCAGCGGGCGGCTTCGAGGCCGGTGCCCGGACCACCGCCTTGGGTGCGGGCTTCGAGGCCACCGTCTTCATCGGCTGACGCGTCGCGACCGTCTTCTTCGGGGCCGGCGTCGGCTTGGGTGCAGCCGCGACCGTGGGCTTCGGTGCCGGTGCGGGCTTGGCGACCGGCTTCGGCGCAGGCTGCGGAGCGGGCGCCGCAGCGGTCCGGGTGTTGCCGAAGGTCGGCTTGTAGCCGCAGACCTGCTCGCGGTCGCGCGTCATGCGCGGCACCCAGATCACCGCGCCGTCGAAGCCGGCGCGCACGAACAGGCACCCCCGGCTGTCGGCGAACTGCTTGCCGGTGAAGCTCGCCGGCGGCATTTCCGCCGGCGTGTCGATGGTGGTGATGCCCTGTGCCTGGGCCGACACGGCACCCAATCCCGCGAACGCGGTGGTGATGGCCAGGACCGCCAGTCTTTTCAAACGCATGATGCCCCCACGGATACGAGCGGAATCATGCATGAAGGCTTGCAGCCTGTAAAGCGGCGCAGCGGCTTATTTTGTGCCGTACATCCTGTCGCCCGCATCCCCTAGTCCCGGAACGATATAGCCCTTCTCGTTCAGGTGATCGTCGAGCGCGGCGGTGATGATCGGGACGTCGGGATGCGCTTCCTTCATCCGGGCCACCCCTTCCGGCGCGGCGAGCAGGCAGAGGAACCGGATGTCGCGGGCGCCCGCCTCCTTCATCAGGTCGACCGCCGCGGCCGAGGAATTGCCGGTCGCGAGCATCGGATCGACAAGGATCACGGTGCGATCCTCGAGGTTCTTCGGCACCTTGAAGTAGTATTGCACCGGCTTCAGCGTTTCCTCGTCGCGGTAGAGGCCGACGAAGCCCACCCGCGCGGCGGGCACCAGCTCGAGAATGCCGTCGAGCAGCCCGTTGCCGGCCCGGAGGATCGATACCAGCACCAGCTTCTTGCCCTCGATCACCGGCGCATCCATCGGGCACATCGGCGTCTCGATGTGCTTGGTGGTCACCGGCAGCTCGTGGGTGACCTCGTAGGCCAGAAGGTGACTGATCTCGCGCAGCAGCTGCCGGAAGGACGCGGTCGAGGTGTCCTTTTCGCGCATCAGGGTGAGCTTGTGCTGCACCAGCGGATGGTCGACGACGGTAAGATGCTGCTTCATGGCCCCGATGCTCCTGTCATGTATCGCCCCCTGATTAGCGACAGCAGAAGCCACCCGCAACGCCCCGATGCGGGGCGCCGTGGCGGAAACGTCGTCTTTCCGGGAAAGCGCCTCCCGCGTCAGCCGAGCCGCTTGAGCAGTGCCGCCTTTGTGTCCGCGTCGCAGAACGCCGCCTCGACCGAGGTGCGGGCAATCTCGTCGAAGACCTCCTCGTCCCAGCCGAAGGTCTTCGCCAGCGCCTCGTATTCGTCGGCCATCGAGGTGTGGAAGAACGGCGGATCGTCGGTCGAGACCGTCACCTTCACGCCCCGTTCGCGCAGCTTGTCGATGGGGTGCGCCCCGAGCTTCGGGTAGACCCCGAGCGTCACGTTCGAGCCCGGGCAGACCTCGAGCACGACGCCATCCTCGGCCAGCCGGTCGACCAGCGCCAGGTCCTCGGCCGCACGCACGCCGTGACCGATGCGTTCGACCCGCAGGTCGTTGACCGCGTCGGCGACCTCGCCCGGACCGCGCCATTCGCCGGCGTGGGTGGTCAGCCGCAGCCCGGCCTCGCGCGCCATGTCGAAGCTGTAGGCGAAATCCTTCTGGCGCCCCTTGTTCTCGTCTCCGCCCATGCCGAAGCCGACGATCCAGTCGCCCGCCGTCTCGGCGGCGCAGAGCGCCACCGGCTTCGCCCGCTCGGGGCCGAAGTGACGGATGCAGGTGACGATGCCACGCAGGGTGACGCCCATGCTGCGCTCTGCCGCGTCCGCCGCCTCGCGGATGGCGTGCAGGTATTCCCGCCACGCCCCGAGATCACCGCCCCCGCAGAAATCGGGCGACAGGAAGCATTCCGAGTAGATCACCCCGTTCGCGGCGCTCTCCTCGAGCACGGCGGTGGTGAGCCGGGCGTAATCCTCGGGGCTGCGCAGGGCCGAGGTCGCGGCCTCGTAGATCTGCAGGAAGTGCACGAAATCGGTGTAGGCGTAGCTGCCATCCGGCGCGAAGACGCCATCAAGCCGCAGCGACTTCTCCTGCGCCAGCCCGCGGATGAAGCCCGGCGGCGCGGCGCCCTCGATGTGCAGGTGCAGCTCGACCTTGGGCAGCGCCCGGATCGCCGCGATACGCTCTTCGTCCATCACAGGAAACTCCTTCCAACACCCGACGCCGGCACACCCAGATGCGCGGCCACGCTTGCCGCCACGTCGGCGAAGGCCACCTGCCCCACCGGGCCGGCGCCCTTTCCGGCGATCAGCACCGGCACCCGCTCGCGGGTGTGGTCGGTGCCCCGCCAGCTCGGGTCGTTGCCATGATCGGCGGTGATGAGCAACAGGTCGTCGTCGCGCAGCCGCGGCAGCAGCCGGCCGATCTCGGTGTCGAACCACTCCAGCGCCCGGGCGTAGCCCGACACGTCGCGCCGGTGGCCATAGAGACTGTCGAACTCGACGAAATTCGCGAAGGTGAGCGATCCGTCTTCCGCCTCGTCCACCAGCCGGTTCAGGTGGCCCATCAGCGTCGCATCATCGCCCTTGTGCAGATGGTCGATCCCCTCCATCGAGAAGATGTCGCCGATCTTGCCCACCGCATGGACCGTGCGGCCCGCGTCCTGCGCCCAGTTGGTCAGGATCGGCTCGGGCGGCCGGATGGCATAATCGTGCCGGTTGCCGGTGCGACGGAAGTCGCCCTCCGCCCCGACGAAGGGCCGCGCGATCACCCGGCCCACCTTCATCTCGTGCAGCACCGGCGCGATGCGCTCGCAGAGGTCGAGCAGCCGGTCGAGCCCGTAGCGCTCTTCATGTGCGGCGATCTGGAAGACGCTGTCGGCAGAGGTGTAACAGATCGGCCAGCCGGTGCACATGTGCTCGGCGCCGAACCGCTCGAGCATCACCGTGCCCGAGCCGTGACAGTTCGCGAGGGTACCCTCGGTGCCAGCGATCTCGCGGACCTCGGCCATGAGAGCCTCGGGAAAGGCGGGCTGGGTGTCGGGGAAATAGTGCCAGTCCCACGGCACCGGCAGCCCGGCAAGCTCCCAGTGCCCCGAGGGCGTGTCCTTGCCGCGCGACACCTCGGTTGCCGCGCCCCAGCGCCCATCCGGCACCGCCCCGAGACCCGGCGGCACGGCGCCGCTCGCCAGCTCCACCGCGCGCCCCAGCCCCAGCTGGTCGAGCACCGGCAGGCGCAGCGGGCCGCTGCGGCCCTGCTCG belongs to Salipiger profundus and includes:
- a CDS encoding sensor histidine kinase, whose translation is MDNFRPDPAIRPPGSGSYEWDLRIGRWQMSAELRSVYGLSQAPGHPEELLQIVHPDDRDHVRSEMARARKATSSYEYDFRILCGDGSVRSILDRGVVRREGGGEVTHLCGLQVDVTDLIARTVVRDPANPADTLKAVDDTDSRIGVGDVLDVLFDDAPVGLAIWDRDLRFVRINALLAEMNGLSPEAHLGKTVQELLPDVRDIEGLNAVFREILETGEAHRDVEVSGTTPAAPGEARYWREHFFPIRTDGEIVGVAATVEDVTEARHAQEQIDVLLHELNHRSKNLVALILAISRQTARHQPEDFLEVFQSRLEAMSAAQDLLIRRNEDAVSMQELIRSQLPHFAQLIGDRILLQGDPDIVVPGNAVQGLGLAFHELTTNAVKYGALSNHGGRLTIRWSERSAADMLCIEWQEHGGPVTAPPTRTGFGSSLTGAMLKSTLGAEIVADYAPEGLKWRLDLPRGCNRS
- a CDS encoding SPOR domain-containing protein, giving the protein MRLKRLAVLAITTAFAGLGAVSAQAQGITTIDTPAEMPPASFTGKQFADSRGCLFVRAGFDGAVIWVPRMTRDREQVCGYKPTFGNTRTAAAPAPQPAPKPVAKPAPAPKPTVAAAPKPTPAPKKTVATRQPMKTVASKPAPKAVVRAPASKPPAAPPPKTVVKTMPKAPAATAQRVIRVKPGQGCPPGATGTIMRDGMAVRCGPQASPYVTEIRRGDAPKSGKNVYYNYGKGKGSWDDSRLDLGDPQAKVSLASRGGATRIVPDQVWEARSEVPPVVPRGYRPAWEDDRLNPYRAWQTVDGFYDTQRRWTNTVPRVNDLAARRIEARDPILLYKDTATVAASTKTPVYATSGTSTAQAGMSRAPLVSTRSAPVKQAPAATSSSRYVEIGLFTTRAKADAAASRLRQAGLPVRYARAGGDASSSRRVVVGPYASASALRGALGRVHAAGYVQAYLR
- the upp gene encoding uracil phosphoribosyltransferase; this translates as MKQHLTVVDHPLVQHKLTLMREKDTSTASFRQLLREISHLLAYEVTHELPVTTKHIETPMCPMDAPVIEGKKLVLVSILRAGNGLLDGILELVPAARVGFVGLYRDEETLKPVQYYFKVPKNLEDRTVILVDPMLATGNSSAAAVDLMKEAGARDIRFLCLLAAPEGVARMKEAHPDVPIITAALDDHLNEKGYIVPGLGDAGDRMYGTK
- a CDS encoding adenosine deaminase, producing the protein MDEERIAAIRALPKVELHLHIEGAAPPGFIRGLAQEKSLRLDGVFAPDGSYAYTDFVHFLQIYEAATSALRSPEDYARLTTAVLEESAANGVIYSECFLSPDFCGGGDLGAWREYLHAIREAADAAERSMGVTLRGIVTCIRHFGPERAKPVALCAAETAGDWIVGFGMGGDENKGRQKDFAYSFDMAREAGLRLTTHAGEWRGPGEVADAVNDLRVERIGHGVRAAEDLALVDRLAEDGVVLEVCPGSNVTLGVYPKLGAHPIDKLRERGVKVTVSTDDPPFFHTSMADEYEALAKTFGWDEEVFDEIARTSVEAAFCDADTKAALLKRLG
- a CDS encoding phosphopentomutase translates to MRAFLVVMDSVGIGGAPDAGSYFNDGAPDTGANTVLHIAEACARGEAEQGRSGPLRLPVLDQLGLGRAVELASGAVPPGLGAVPDGRWGAATEVSRGKDTPSGHWELAGLPVPWDWHYFPDTQPAFPEALMAEVREIAGTEGTLANCHGSGTVMLERFGAEHMCTGWPICYTSADSVFQIAAHEERYGLDRLLDLCERIAPVLHEMKVGRVIARPFVGAEGDFRRTGNRHDYAIRPPEPILTNWAQDAGRTVHAVGKIGDIFSMEGIDHLHKGDDATLMGHLNRLVDEAEDGSLTFANFVEFDSLYGHRRDVSGYARALEWFDTEIGRLLPRLRDDDLLLITADHGNDPSWRGTDHTRERVPVLIAGKGAGPVGQVAFADVAASVAAHLGVPASGVGRSFL